Proteins found in one Vigna radiata var. radiata cultivar VC1973A unplaced genomic scaffold, Vradiata_ver6 scaffold_83, whole genome shotgun sequence genomic segment:
- the LOC106754144 gene encoding myosin-binding protein 1 translates to MMATAGISSSECRKRSPSVTMALASAFLEWLLIFLLFIDAAFSYVITKFASYCKLQTPCLFCSRLDHVLGKERKGYYWNLICSGHKTEISSVVLCRAHDKLVNVQGMCESCLFSFATVNKSNAETYRLLVGKLGEGSESRFDQDPLLGENESVKLCSCCNEQWTLKSHDRRSVTTKSIGSGGVEFDVSNVVGNNFQKKRAKSFVYSRGSRLRNKRADPLSHVGYTELKVTSDTDSEQELSLSDDGGTSIPVRGTYDSKKDIEVPCEHMEFPILDLNENLASEKLGTSSSELQPALPEPGMQLENKDTRGSKYTAAIPESRNGVAEFDSQQQIERNAVSPAAVEPISCDEVPALSNKTGVPVELAKENYDLTTDEVSLKSKQTITTDYEEIIESVDKPTTSEAGLESTTFSNDIGQQNPNLLDLGDAYKLAVSNRGRPGMLVEHWLGKDSTRISEDLKMLLSQFSSTRGTDLSVNDIISPRLSMNSDEVKNSDVSNSAGMQILQRMISLERNESGLSLDGSIVSEIEGESAVDRLKRQVDHDRKLLNALYKELEEERNASAVAANQALAMITRLQEEKATLHMEALQYLRMMDEQSEYETEAFQKANDLLVEKEKEIEELQAKLEFYRKKFPDELVPENMVEINSEMKVKEIGLDHCIEKDEIIHGKSVTENTDISDKVEVLPILLEKQNIQSEKSLPLEFQDERLYISQRLEKLEKQVYLFLNIHQSRDNWINSQNDENESLENLEKLDNNILMDESVASLKLNSDDKGDDSSSKEPLVCKKSDEIGYNGHSPPVPCGNNGLSSTHSLTSDFLGRLQVLESDLNFLKHSINLSSNGEEGLKLLREIADHLQQLRQVGIRELDQPVA, encoded by the exons ATGATGGCTACCGCGGGAATCTCGTCTTCCGAGTGCCGCAAGCGCTCCCCGAGTGTTACCATGGCCTTGGCATCGGCTTTTCTTGAATGGTTGCTGATCTTTTTACTGTTTATTGATGCTGCTTTTTCTTATGTGATTACAAAGTTTGCTAGTTACTGCAAATTGCAAACACCGTGTTTGTTCTGCTCTAGGCTTGATCACGTGTTAGGCAAGGAGAGGAAAGGATATTATTGGAACTTGATTTGCAGTGGTCATAAGACGGAGATTTCTTCTGTAGTTCTTTGTCGTGCACATGATAAGCTTGTGAATGttcaaggaatgtgtgaaagTTGCCTTTTTTCTTTCGCTACCGTCAACAAATCTAATGCTGAAACCTACCGGTTATTGGTGGGTAAATTAGGGGAGGGATCCGAGTCCAGATTTGATCAGGATCCATTACTTGGTGAAAATGAGAGTGTAAAATTATGTTCTTGTTGTAATGAGCAGTGGACTTTAAAAAGTCATGATCGAAGGTCGGTGACTACCAAATCAATTGGGTCTGGCGGTGTTGAGTTTGATGTATCAAATGTTGTGggaaacaattttcaaaagaaaagagcaaaatCATTTGTATATAGCAGAGGTTCTCGCCTTAGAAATAAAAGGGCAGATCCTTTGTCTCATGTCGGTTACACTGAACTAAAGGTTACTTCTGATACCGACTCTGAACAGGAACTTTCCTTATCTGACGATGGTGGTACAAGCATACCAGTCAGGGGTACATATGACTCCAAGAAAGATATAGAAGTTCCATGTGAACATATGGAGTTTCCCATCCTTGATTTAAATGAGAATTTGGCTTCAGAGAAACTCGGGACTTCCTCTTCTGAACTTCAACCAGCATTACCTGAGCCAGGAATGCaattagaaaataaagataCTCGTGGCAGTAAATATACAGCAGCAATACCGGAGAGTAGGAATGGTGTGGCCGAATTTGATTCTCAGCAGCAGATTGAGAGAAATGCTGTCAGTCCTGCCGCAGTTGAGCCTATTTCCTGTGATGAAGTCCCTGCATTATCAAATAAAACAGGAGTTCCCGTTGAACTGGCAAAGGAAAACT ATGATTTGACAACCGATGAAGTGAGTTTAAAATCTAAGCAAACGATAACCACGGACTATGAGGAAATAATTGAGTCAGTTGATAAGCCAACAACATCTGAAGCAGGTTTAGAATCAACTACCTTTTCTAATGATATTGGTCAGCAAAATCCCAATTTACTAGATCTTGGTGATGCCTATAAGCTAGCAGTCAGTAACAGAGGAAGACCTGGCATGCTTGTAGAACATTGGCTTGGAAAGGATTCTACAAGAATTAGTGAAGATTTGAAGATGTTGCTGTCACAATTTTCATCTACTCGAGGGACTGATCTATCTGTTAATGACATCATCAGTCCAAGATTGTCTATGAACAGTGATGAAGTGAAGAATTCTGATGTTTCTAACTCTGCTGGAATGCAGATTCTTCAAAGGATGATTTCACTTGAGCGAAATGAATCTGGTTTGTCTCTGGATGGAAGCATTGTCAGTGAAATTGAAGGTGAAAGTGCAGTTGACAGGCTAAAAAGACAAGTTGATCATGATAGGAAACTTTTGAATGCTCTGTATAAAGAgctggaagaagaaagaaatgcTTCAGCAGTTGCTGCAAACCAAGCCTTAGCCATGATAACTAGGCTGCAGGAAGAAAAGGCAACGTTACACATGGAAGCCTTGCAGTACTTAAGAATGATGGATGAGCAATCAGAGTATGAAACAGAAGCTTTTCAGAAAGCTAATGACCTTTTAGTTgagaaggagaaagagatcGAAGAGTTACAAGCTAAGCTTGAGTTTTATAGGAAGAAGTTCCCTGATGAATTAGTGCCGGAAAACATGGTGGAGATAAACTCTGAAATGAAGGTGAAAGAGATTGGATTGGATCATTGCATTGAAAAGGATGAAATTATCCATGGAAAGTCAGTTACTGAAAATACTGATATATCTGACAAAGTTGAAGTTCTACCCATATTGCTGGAGAAACAGAATATTCAATCTGAAAAAAGTTTACCATTGGAGTTTCAAGATGAAAGGTTATATATTTCACAACGTTTGGAGAAATTGGAGAAGCAAGTTTACTTATtcttgaatattcatcaatCTCGGGACAATTGGATAAATTCACAAAATGATGAAAACGAATCCCTGGAAAACTTGGAGAAGTTGGATAATAATATTCTAATGGACGAATCTGTTGCTTCACTTAAACTAAATTCAGATGACAAGGGTGATGATTCCTCATCCAAGGAACCTCTAGTTTGCAAGAAAAGTGATGAAATTGGGTACAATGGACATAGCCCTCCTGTGCCCTGTGGGAATAATGGTTTATCTTCTACTCATAGCTTAACTTCGGACTTTCTCGGAAGGTTGCAAGTTCTTGAGTCAGATTTGAATTTCCTTAAGCATAGTATCAACTTGTCGAGCAATGGAGAAGAAGGACTTAAATTATTGCGGGAAATAGCCGATCATCTACAACAATTACGTCAGGTTGGAATAAGAGAATTAGATCAACCTGTTGCTTGA